From a region of the Marasmius oreades isolate 03SP1 chromosome 7, whole genome shotgun sequence genome:
- the CYP10 gene encoding Peptidyl-prolyl cis-trans isomerase cyp10, producing MSVTLHTTHGEIKIEIFCEAVPKTAENFLALCASNYYDGCIFHRNIKGFMIQTGDPLGTGKGGQSIWGGAFADELRSTLKFNARGVVAMANSGPDTNKSQFFITYAKQPHLDGKYTIFGKVIDGADVALDAMERVPVNNKNRPTSEMKIEHITIHANPIADAKIASQ from the exons ATG TCTGTCACTCTTCATACCACTCACGGGGAAATCAAG ATTGAGATATTTTGTGAAGCAGTGCCAAAGACCGCTGAG AACTTTCTGGCCCTGTGTGCCTCCAACTATTATGATGGATGTATCTTCCACCGAAACATCAAGGGATTCATGATCCAGACTGGGGACCCCCTTGGAACTGGTAAAGGTGGTCAAAGTATCTGGGGCGGTGCTTTTGCGGATGAATTACGGTCGACTCTCAAG TTCAACGCCCGTGGTGTAGTGGCGATGGCCAATTCTGGCCCCGACACGAACAAATCCCAATTCTTTATCACCTATGCTAAGCAGCCTCATCTCGATGGTAAATACACTATTTTTGGCAAGGTGATCGACGGAGCGGACGTTGCTCTGGATGCCATGGAACGAGTTCCTGTAAACAACAAGAACAGACCCACAAGCGAAATGAAAATCGAACAT ATTACCATTCACGCAAATCCGATTGCCGATGCgaaaatcgcttctcaataa
- a CDS encoding uncharacterized protein (BUSCO:EOG09264829) — translation MDDIHSSSRDSARKKRKYLPGTSSARSVDGPGVWVSCVKGKEKKTVGELYDLFESLALGLWPLEGTSPDGSDSEENEGSHGEPLEDQISNEIAAMKKPRTEKRFVNCRTDTPCVVFISCKPPVDPVKLVETHIQNVQRTGAPRTRYIHRFVPVSGTCYTRTEDMQALVRKIISEYLARHPESSSTTYKIELRIRNHTSLTRPVIIKMIAECIPESLKVDLTDPQIFVLVEIFKSVCGIAITKDYYTLHKYNVMELATRNSGNEVGRV, via the exons ATGGACGACATCCATAGTTCTTCCAGGGACTCGGCCcggaagaaaaggaagtaTCTTCCA GGTACCTCTAGTGCAAGGAGTGTTGATGGACCTGGAGTATGGGTGAGCT GTgtcaaaggaaaggagaaaaAAACTGTCGGAGAGCTCTATGATTTATTCGAATCG CTAGCTCTTGGATTGTGGCCCCTCGAGGGTACTAGTCCGGACGGTTCTGATAGCGAAGAGAACGAAGGCAGTCACGGCGAACCGCTTGAAGACCAAATCTCAAACGAGATCGCCGCAATGAAAAAACCACGAACTGAAAAAAGATTTG TCAACTGTCGGACGGACACACCATGCG TTGTCTTCATCTCGTGCAAACCGCCTGTTGATCCTGTCAAACTTGTGGAGACGCACATCCAAAATGTCCAACGCACGGGGGCTCCTCGTACAAG GTATATCCATCGATTCGTCCCGGTGTCTGGCACATGTTACACTAGAACCGAAGACATGCAGGCCTTGGTTCGAAAGATAATCTCCGAGTATCTCGCTCGACACCCTGAGAGTTCCTCTACGACG TACAAAATAGAGTTACGGATTCGGAATCATACCTCCCTAACCCGCCCCGTTATTATCAAAATGATCGCTGAATGTATTCCGGAGAGCCTCAAAGTTGACTTGACGGATCCGCAGATTTTTGTTCTCGTGGAAATTTTCAAG AGCGTTTGCGGTATTGCTATAACTAAGGACTATTATACCCTTCACAAATATAACGTGATGGAACTAGCTACTAGAAACAGTGGAAACGAAGTAGGTCGGGTGTAG
- a CDS encoding uncharacterized protein (BUSCO:EOG09265BJ3), whose amino-acid sequence MGNKGRSVPRVVCCAIPIARAAGKILVVTSRKRPDRWVLPKGGWELSDVKLENAALREAFEEAGVRGTISRYVTTIPTAPTTYHFYELDVVALEQDWLERNERRREWVDYAEAVRRLEWKAELSQGLKSSSLAPRR is encoded by the exons ATGGGTAACAAGGGTCGTTCAGTACCAAGGGTCGTGTGCTGTGCTATACCAATCGCAAGGGCGGCGGGAAAAATCCTGGTTGTGACAAGTCGGAAGCGGCCAGATCGTTGGGTGT TACCCAAAGGCGGATGGGAATTGTCAGATGTAAAGCTGGAAAACGCAGCCTTGCGGGAAGCCTTTGAAGAAG CTGGTGTTCGTGGAACAATATCACGTTATGTGACTACCATTCCAACAGCGCCGACCACTTATCACTTCTACGAACTCGATGTGGTGGCGCTCGAGCAAGACTGGTTAGAGCGGAACGAAAGGCGAAGAGAATGGGTCGACTATGCAGAAGCAGTACGAAGACTAGAATGGAAGGCGGAGTTGTCACAGGGACTCAAATCCTCCTCTCTAGCACCACGTCGGTGA